From Kitasatospora sp. MAP12-44:
ATCGTCAGTGCGAGCAGCAGCCGCTGCACGCCGTCCTCGCCGTAGCGCTCGATCAGCAGCGCCACCCAGTGCGCCGCCGAGCGGCGCTCCGCCGGCGTCCAGCCGGCCGCCGACGGGTGCTGGTCCACCACCAGCGCCTGGGCCAGTCGGCGCAACTCGGCGGGCGGCACGCCGAGCTGTCCCCGGCCGACCCCACGCCGGGCCAGCGACTCAGCCGCCGCGATCACCTCGGCCGCCCGGGCGGCGGGCACGGCGAGCCCGCCGCCGAAGTCCAGCTCGTCGGGCCGGAGCTCGTCGAGCCAGAGCTCGGCCGAGGAGGAGTCAGCCGACGGCTGCTCGTCCAGCAGGTGGGAGATCAGCCTGCGGGCCTTCCGTTCGCGCTCGGCGCGCTGGTCATCTTCGGACGGCACGCCTGCCGCCCCGCTCCAGCTCCGAGCCCCACGCCGAGCCCACGAATGACCACCGTCTCCCCATGCCGCCCGAGTTACCGCTACGGGTAGAACGTGCACAACGTGCACCAGGTTCACGCCAGGGGTTCACCGGGCCGCCTCAGTCCGCCGGCTCCGGCGGTGTGCCCGGCCGCCACCCCCTGCGCCGTCCGCGCGGCAGCACCAGCCCGGCGGCGCCGACCAGTACCGCCAGCCCCAGCGCGCCGCCCGCGACCGCCGCCGCCTGCTGCCCGGCCGAGCCGGACGCCGCGGGAGGCATCACGATCGACGCGGCGCCCGGCCGCGGGCGTTGGGCGACGCCGTGCTCCTCGGGGAGCAGCGCGCTGACGGCGGCCACCGGGTCGACCGTGCCGTAGCCGAGGACGGCGTCGGGCAGCGCGGTGCCGGGGTGGTAGGCGGTGGCCTCCAGCCGGTGGGCCAGCTGGTCCCTCGTCAGGTCCGGCCGGTAGCCGAGCACCAGGGCGGCCGTCCCGGCCACCAGGGCGGCGGCGAAGCTCGGCCCGGAGCCGGTGAAGTAGCCCACGCCGCCGGGGCCGACGCTCATCACCGAGTCGCCGGGGGCGACCAGGTCGACCCGTCCCGTGCCGGAGCGGGCGGACGGCACCGTGCCGCCGGGGCCGAGGTCGCCGACCGACAGGACGTCCTGCTCGGTCGGCACCGGGGCGGCGGGCGCCGCCGAGCCGGCGGCGGAGGGCGCAGCGGAGGCATCCGGGGCGGCGGGTGCGATCACCAGCGCGCCCTTGGCGTCGGCGTACTGCAGCGCCGCGGAGAGCGCGGCGCTGCCGGTCGGCAGCGGCACCGCCACGTCGATCACCCGGGCGCCGCCGTCGACGGCCGCGCGGATGCCGGGAGCGAGCTGGTCGGCACCGGTGACGCCGCTGTCGTCGGTGACGGCCACCGCGAGGATCCGGGCCTGCGGAGCGATCC
This genomic window contains:
- a CDS encoding S8 family serine peptidase, with the protein product MTGPRRLTGPRRLTDPRRLTGPGPGPGAVAALLCGLLLVPLAPGLASADSPAPTLTPGAEVPALRVGEPLSSGQPAQPGGQLAGGQPAGGAQAGAEPSSLPTVGQTNPNVQQQGCLPASASRTDRTPWAQTFLRPDAAWPLSQGAGVTVAVVGSGVDGASGVFDSRLALGPREYGPGDSGRDCVGHGTFLAGLVAARRQDGLGFAGIAPQARILAVAVTDDSGVTGADQLAPGIRAAVDGGARVIDVAVPLPTGSAALSAALQYADAKGALVIAPAAPDASAAPSAAGSAAPAAPVPTEQDVLSVGDLGPGGTVPSARSGTGRVDLVAPGDSVMSVGPGGVGYFTGSGPSFAAALVAGTAALVLGYRPDLTRDQLAHRLEATAYHPGTALPDAVLGYGTVDPVAAVSALLPEEHGVAQRPRPGAASIVMPPAASGSAGQQAAAVAGGALGLAVLVGAAGLVLPRGRRRGWRPGTPPEPAD